Proteins encoded in a region of the Clostridium butyricum genome:
- the lexA gene encoding transcriptional repressor LexA: protein MGDGKDKQSEIYEFLKNYTENKGYPPSVREICEAVSLKSTSTVHGHLKRLEKKGLIRRDPSKPRALEIAELSTPKKEMISIPIVGKITAGLPILATENVEDTFSLPLDFIKHDKELFMLRVSGQSMIKAGINDKDLAIIERCNDAVNGEIVVALIDDSATIKRFFKEENHIRLQPENDTMDPIIVDDCSILGKLVGIFRAY from the coding sequence ATGGGCGACGGAAAAGATAAACAATCAGAGATATACGAGTTTTTAAAAAACTACACAGAAAATAAGGGTTATCCACCTTCAGTAAGAGAAATATGTGAGGCTGTTTCATTAAAATCTACTTCAACAGTTCATGGTCATTTAAAAAGATTAGAAAAAAAAGGACTTATAAGAAGAGATCCTTCAAAGCCAAGAGCTTTAGAAATAGCCGAATTATCTACTCCTAAGAAAGAAATGATTTCTATTCCAATAGTAGGTAAAATAACAGCAGGTCTTCCAATACTGGCTACTGAAAATGTAGAAGATACTTTTTCATTACCCCTTGATTTTATAAAACATGATAAGGAATTATTTATGCTTCGAGTTTCTGGTCAAAGTATGATTAAAGCTGGAATAAATGATAAAGATTTAGCCATTATAGAAAGATGTAATGATGCAGTTAATGGTGAGATTGTAGTTGCATTAATTGATGATAGCGCTACAATAAAAAGATTTTTCAAAGAAGAAAATCATATTAGACTTCAACCTGAAAATGATACAATGGATCCAATAATCGTTGATGATTGTTCAATACTTGGAAAACTTGTAGGAATATTCAGAGCATATTAG